From the genome of Streptomyces sp. NBC_00523:
GGTGAGCGGCGCTGCTCCGGGGCCCGGGGCAACGCCTGCCCGCTGGGTGCCGTGGTCCCGGCGGGCTCCACGGGCGGCCGCTGCCCCGAGTGCGGGCGGCTCGACCGGGCGCATTCGGTGGCCGCCGACACGATCCCGGACGACCCCCGCACGTACCGGGTGTACCTCGCGTGGTTCGGGCCCGGCATGGTGAAGGTCGGGATCACCGGGGAGGAGCGGGGCGCGGCGCGGCTGCGGGAGCAGGGGGCGGTGGTCTTCAGCTGGCTGGGCCGGGGGCCCTTGATGGCGGCGCGCCGGGCCGAGGAGGTGCTGCGGGCGGCCCTCGGGGTCCCGGACCGCATCCCGTACGCCCGCAAGCGGGAGGTGCGGGCGGCCCTCCCGGACCCGGTGGAGCGGGCGGGCGAGGTCGCGGAGCTGTACGGGAAGGCGGCGGCCCTGGAGGGCGGCGGCTGGCCGGAGGCGCTGCAGCGGCTGCCGTTCGCGGCGGTGGACCACGCGGAGGTGTTCGGGCTGGGGGCGAGGGCGGGGACCGGCCCTGGCGCGATGCCCCGGTCCGGGCCGGTCCGCGCGGTGGCCGGTCTGGTGGACGGGGGCGCGGTGGCGGGGCGGCTCGTCGCGGCGGCGGGACCCGACCTCCACCTGGACGCGGGTTCTCAGGGCCTCGTCATCGTGGACACCCGGCTGATGACCGGCTGGACGCTGACGGCGGCCGGGGCGGGCGCGGCCGGGGTGAGCGTGCCGACCGTCGTGGTGGGGGGTGGGGCGGCGCAGGACGGGCTGTTCTGAGATGGTCGCCCGTATGGGTGACGATCACGACGACGTGGTGCGGTTCCGGCAGCGGCTCGGGCTGCCCGGGCTCATCGACGTACACACGCATTTCATGCCGGAGCGGGTCCTGCGCAAGGTGTGGGCGTACTTCGACTCGGCGGGTCCGCTGACCGGTCTGGAATGGCCGATCGCCTACCGGCACGAGGAGGCGGAACGGCTGGCCGTGCTCCGCTCGTTCGGGGTGCTCCGCTTCACGTCGATGCTGTACCCGCACAAGCCGGGGATGGCGGCCTGGCTGAACGACTGGGCGGCCGGATTCGCCGCGCGGACGCCGGACTGCCTGCACACCGCGACGTTCTTCCCCGAACCGGACGCCGGGCGCTATGTGCGGGAGGCCGTGGAGGCGGGGGCCCGGGTCTTCAAGGCGCACCTCCAGGTCGGCGCGTACGACCCGAACGACCCGCTGCTCGACCCGGTGTGGGGGCTGCTCGCGGAGGCGGGCATCCCGGTCGTGACGCACTGCGGCTCCGGCCCGGCGCCCGGCAAGCACACCGGCCCCGGTCCCATCGGACGCGTCCTCGCCCGGCATCCCCGGCTGCGGCTGATCGTGGCGCACATGGGGATGCCGGAGTACGCGGAGTTCCTGACGCTCGCGGAGGCGTATCCCGAGGTCAGGCTGGATACGACGATGGCGTTCACGGACTTCGTCGAGGAGTTCAGCCCGTTCCCCCCGGCGGAGCTCGGCCGCCTCGCGGACCTCGGCGACCGCGTGCTGCTGGGCACGGACTTCCCGAACATCCCGTACCCGTACGCCCACCAACTGCACGCCCTGGAGCGCCTGGACCTGGGTGACGACTGGCTCCGGGCGGTCTGTCACGACAACGCGAAGGCGCTCTTCGGCGTCTGAGGGCCCCGGCGCGGCTTTCTCAGGGAATTCACAGAAACGGGAAAGAACTCTCTCAGAGCCGTCCCGGAGGCTGGCGTCATGACGACGACGACCTCGCCCCAGGGGCGTACCGAACTGCTCAGGCCGGACCGCACCCCCGTGCGGGTGCTGGTCGTGGACGACGAGGCCTCGCTCACGGAGCTGCTGTCGATGGCGCTTCGTTACGAGGGCTGGGAGGTGCGCAGCGCGGGCGACGGCGCGGCCGCCGTGCGTACGGCCCGCGCGTTCCGGCCCGATGTGGTGATCCTCGACGTGATGCTGCCCGACATGGACGGGCTCGCCGTCCTCGGCAGGCTGCGGCGGGAACTGTCCGACGTACCGGTGCTGTTCCTGACCGCGCGGGACTCCGTGGAGGACCGGATCGCCGGGCTCACGGCGGGCGGCGACGACTACGTCACCAAGCCGTTCAGCCTGGAGGAGGTCGTGGCCCGGCTGCGCGGCCTGATCCGGCGCTCGGGGACGGCGGCGGCGGCGCGCGGCGAGTCGCAGCTCGTCGTGGGCGATCTGATGCTGGACGAGGACAGCCACGAGGTGAGCCGGGGCGGGAAGAACATCCACCTGACGGCGACCGAGTTCGAGCTGCTGCGGTTCCTGATGCGCAACCCGCGCCGGGTGCTCAGCAAGGCGCAGATCCTGGACCGGGTCTGGAACTACGACTTCGGCGGCCAGGCCAACGTGGTCGAGCTGTACATCTCCTACCTGCGCAAGAAGATCGACGCGGGCCGAGCGCCCATGATCCACACCCGGCGCGGGGCGGGATACCTGATCAAGCCCGGTGAGTAGCGCGATGCGGCGGCCGTGGACCCTGCGCACCCGCCTGGTGGTCTCGGCGGTGACCCTGATCGCCGTCGTCGCCGCCGTGATCGGCTCGGTGACCGCGATCGCGTTCCACAGCTACATGTACGGGAAACTCGACGACCAGCTGCGGGACATAGCGGTCCGGGCCGAGCGGGCGCCGGGTGTTCCCTCGCCCGGGGGCCCGAAAACATCCCCGGAGCGTGATCCGCTCGGTTTCATCGGCATGGGCGGTCAGCCGCTGGAGACCTTCGGCGCGCTGGTCGAGCGGGGGGAGATCACGGACTCGGCCGTCGTGAAGGACGGCGGGTTCGACGCCGGTGAGAACACCGAACCGCTGACCCACGCGCAGCGGGACGCGGTGACGGAGGCCGGTGTCACGGCGGACGACCGCGCGCACGACGTCGAGCTGCCCGGACTGGGCGGCTACCGGGTGCGGGCGGTGCCGACGGACGACGGCGGCACGGTCCTCGTCGGCATCCCCACCAGTGAGGTGAGCCGTGCGCTGGGCACCCTGATCCTGGTGGAGGTCTGCGTGACCGGCGCGGGGCTCGTCGCGGCGGGGATCGCGGGCGCGGCGATGGTCGGTGTGGCGCTGCGGCCGTTGCGCCGGGTGGCGGCGACCGCGACCCGGGTCTCCGAACTTCCCCTGCACAGCGGCGAGGTGGCCCTCTTCGAGCGGGTCCCGGACGCGGAGGCGGATCCGCGCACCGAGGTCGGCCAGGTCGGCGCGGCGCTCAACCGGATGCTGGGGCACGTCGGTTCGGCCCTGGACGCGCGGCAGCGAAGTGAGACACGGGTGCGCCAGTTCGTCGCGGACGCCAGTCACGAGCTGCGGACGCCGCTGGCCTCGATACGCGGCTACGCCGAACTCACCCGGCGCGGAAGGGAGGACCCCGGTCCGGACACCCGGCACGCGCTCGGCCGCATCGAGTCGGAGGCGCAGCGGATGACGGGCATGGTCGAGGACCTGCTGCTGCTCGCCCGCCTGGACGCGGGCCGCCCGCTCTCGTACGAGAGCACCGATCTCTCGCCGCTCGTCGTGGACGCGGTGAGCGATGCCCGCGCGGCGGACCGCGCCGAGCCCGCCCGCCAGTGGCGCCTGGACCTGCCGGACGCCCCGGCGACGGTCCGCGCCGACCCGACCCGTATCCACCAGGTCCTGGTCAACCTCCTGGCCAACGCCCGTACCCACACCCCGCCGGGCACCACGGTCACCGCCCGCGTCCTGGCCGGAACCGGCGACCCCTGGGTCACCGTGGAGATCCGGGACGACGGTCCCGGCATCCCCCCGGACCTCCTCCCCCATGTCTTCGAACGCTTCGCCCGGGGTGACGCCTCCCGTTCCCGCAACGCCGGTTCGACGGGCCTCGGCCTGGCGATCGTCCAGGCGGTGGTGACGGCCCACGGCGGCGCGGTGGAGGTGCGTTCGGTGCCGGGGGAGACGGTGTTCGCGGTCCGGCTGCCCGCGGAGCGGACGGATGCGGATGGTTACCGGACCCCGGTGTCAGCTCCGGGCCGCCGCCTGACGGATGTCGGCCTCCGCCAGGGCGCCGGGTGAAAAGACCGCGGCGGCGATCCGGAGCTCGGGCGGCAGGGCGGTCCACAGCTCTTCGAGAAGGCCGTCGCGGTCTCCGGCGGCGACGCGGACCTCGGCGAACGGATCGCCGGTCCTGATCCCGTCGCTGTCCGAGCGGTAGGTCGTCATGAGCACCCCTTCGCCGGGCTCCAGGCCGGCGACCTCCAGCATCAGCCGGTTGGTGGCCGTGCGCTCCCCGCCGCTGTGCCGTGCGGCGCCGAACCAGGCCCGTCCGCCCGGAGCGCCGTCGGCGACGACGGTCAGCCGGGGGGTGAAGATCGGCGGGTCGGGTTCGTAGTCCAGTCCGTCCAGGGCCAGGGCGGGTACGTCTCCGGAGTCGAGTCGGCCGGCGACCGCGGCGACCTGTTCGCCGTTGCCGTAGACGAGCCACCGGCCGCTCTGGCGGGCGGCGACGTAGTGGCGCAGATGGTCGTGTTCGCCCGGTTCCGACGGGGCGACGATCAGCGTGCCGTCCGCGGTGCGGCGGAGGGTGCGGGCCTGGGAGGCGGGGCTGCGCCCGGTGAGGAAGTAGGCGCCGAGCGTGTCGCCGTCGCCGGTCCTGCACCACAGGACCCCGCGCCCGGGGTAGCGGTTGCCGGTCAGTATGTTGTTCAAACCGTTCACTGGGCTCAATTCCCCGTCCGTCCATGGCGTACCCGCATCGCGCGTGGCTGTCCGCGGCATCCAAGCGAAAGAGCCGCCGACGGCGGAGCGAAGACCGGATAGTGGTCGTGGACCCGAGGGGGGCGCGTGGCCAGGGTGGTGGATCTCGTCTGTTTTCCCGTCAAGGGATGCGCGGGTACATCGATGAGCGAGGCGGTCCTGACACCCGCGGGTCTCGCGCATGACCGCAGCTTCATGGTCATCAGCGAGGACGGGGTCTTCCGCACCCAGCGCCGCCATCCCCGTCTCGCCCTGATCCGGCCCACTGTCAGCGCCGACGGTGCCCGCCTCGTCCTTGGTACGGACGGTCACGGCACAGTGGGCCTCGACGTGACGATGTCCGCGCCCCGCCGGGACGTTGATCTGTTCGGCGCGATGTTCCAAGGCATCGATCAGGGGGAAGACGTCGCCGCCTGGCTCTCCGACGTCCTCGGCACCCCCAGCCGTCTCGTCCGCGTGCCGCCGGAGCACGACCGGATCGCCGAGGGCCTGGTCTCCGGCCCGTCCGGCTACGCCGACAGCAGCGCCGTGCACCTGCTGTCCGTCGCCTCCCTCGACCTCCTCAACCGGCGGATGGCCGAGCGGGGCGCCCCGCCGCTGCCGATGGACCGGTTCCGCCCGAACATCGTGGTCGACGGCGGCTGGGCGGGCGAACCGCACGCCGAGGACCGGGCGCGCCGCGTCAGCATCGGTGACGCCGAGCTGGGTTACGCGAAGCTCGCCGTGCGCTGTGCCGTCACCCTGGTCGCGCAGGAGGCCGGCGTGCGGCGGGGCCCGGAGCCCTTGCGCACCCTCGCCGGATACCGGCGGGCGGCGAGCGGGGGCGTCGTGTTCGGCGCCAAGTTCTCCGTGGTCGCGCCGGGGAAGCTGTCGGCCGGCGACGAGGTGGCCGTCACGGAGTGGGGCGACGCCGAGCTCTGAGGGCGGGAACCGGGGGCACTCACATCTGGGCCACAGCCTCAGCACATGGCCGTGACAGCGGGGTTGGCGACTGTCGATGGCATGCGAACAGAGACTCCTTGGAGCACCTTGCCGGCCCGGGACCACCTCCTCGCCGGAGTGGGCGGTGCGGCGGGTGTGCCCGTGCTCGATGTGGTGGTACCCGTCTACAACGAGGAGAAGGACCTCGAACCGTGCGTGCTGCGGCTGCACGAGCACCTGGCCCACACCTTCCCGTACGCCTTCCGGATCACCGTCGCCGACAACGCCAGCACCGACCGGACGCCCGAGGTGGCGGAGCGGCTGGCGCGGTCGCTGCCGGGGGTGCGGTCCTTCCGGCTGGAGGAGAAGGGGCGCGGAAGGGCGCTGCGTACCGTCTGGACCCACTCGGACGCGCCGGTCCTCGCGTATATGGACGTCGATCTGTCCACCGACCTCAACGCACTGCTCCCGCTGGTGGCGCCGCTGATCTCCGGGCACTCCGACCTCGCCATCGGATCGCGGCTCGCGCGCAGTTCGCGGGTGGTGCGGGGGACGAAGCGGGAGTTCATCTCGCGGGCGTACAACATCATCCTGCGTTCGTCGCTGTCCGCGCGGTTCAGTGACGCGCAGTGCGGGTTCAAGGCGATCCGGCGGGAGGTCGCGCAGCGGCTGCTGCCGATGGTGGAGGACACCGGCTGGTTCTTCGACACCGAGATGCTGGTGCTCGCAGAGCGGGCCGGGCTGCGCATCCACGAGGTGCCCGTCGACTGGGTGGACGACCCCGACTCCACGGTCCACATCGTCCGGACCGCCACCGATGACCTGAAGGGCGTGTGGCGGGTGGGGCGGGCGCTGGCCGTCGGCGCGCTGCCGCTGGACCGGCTGGCGCGGCCCTTCGGGGACGATCCGCGCGACCGGGCGATCGGCGGGGTGCCGGGCGGGCTGGCCCGTCAGCTCGTCGGGTTCTGCGTCGTGGGCGCCCTGTCCACGCTGTTCTACCTGGCGCTGTACTCCCTCTTCCGGCTCGGCGCCGGTCCCCAGCTCGCCAACGGGGCCGCGCTGCTCGTCTCGGCCGTCGCGAACACCGCCGCCAACCGGAGGCTCACCTTCGGGGTACGTGGCCGGGGCGGCGCGGTCCGCCACCAGGCGCAGGGCCTCGTGGTCTTCGCCATCGGGCTCGCCCTGACCAGCGGTTCGCTGGCGGCCCTGGGCGCGGCCTCCGGCTCGCCCTCCCACAGCACCGAACTCGCGGTGCTCATCGCGGCGAACCTCGCGGCGACGGTGCTGCGCTTCCTGCTCTTCCGCGCGTGGGTCTTCCCGGACCGGGAGCGGGGAAACCCGGTGACGGCTGCCGCACCGGCCGCGCCCTTCCCGGCCGCAGGCCCGGGAAACCCGGTGCACCCCGCCACGCACCCCGCCGCCGTTCCCGCACACCCCACCGCCGAAACCGTCCCCGACCCGAGGAACGTCCGATGACCACGCTCGACCCCGCCTACGCTCCGGCCGCCCGGCCGGACACGCCCCCGGGGCACGCACGGCCCGGTGCCTCACTACCCCGCCGGATCTGGCGCGGCCGGTCCGAGGACGCGCCCTGGGTGCGCCCCGCCTTCCTGGCCCTGCTGCTCGTCATCACGCTGGCGTACTTCTGGAACCTCAGCGCCTCCGGCTACGCCAACTCCTTCTACTCCGCCGCCGTGCAGGCCGGAAGCCGCAGCTGGAAGGCGTTCTTCTTCGGCTCGCTCGACGCGGCCAACGCCATCACCGTCGACAAGCCGCCGGCCACCCTGTGGCCCATGGCCCTGTCGGTGCGGGTCTTCGGCCTCAGCTCCTGGGCGATCCTCGCCCCGCAGGTGGTGATGGCCGCCGCGACGGCCGGGGTGCTGTACGCGGCCGTGCGCCGCCGGTTCAGTGCCGCCGCCGGGCTCATCACCATGGCGGTGTTCGCGCTGACGCCCGTCGCCGCGCTGATGTTCCGCTTCAACAACCCGGACGCGCTGCTGGCGCTGCTGATGACGGTCACCGTCTACTGCGTGCTGCGCGCGATGGAGAAGGGCCGTACGAAGTGGCTGGTGTGGGCGGGCGTCGCGGTGGGGGCCGCGTTCCTGTCGAAGACCCTCCAGGCGTTCCTGATCCTCCCGCCGCTGGCCGTGCTGTACGCGGTGTTCGCGCCGGTCTCCGTACGGAAGAGGTTCGGGCAGCTCGGCCTCTCGGCGCTCGCCATGGTCGTCGCGGGCGGCTGGTGGGTGGCGGCCGTCGAACTGTGGCCCGCCTCCTCACGCCCGTACATCGGCGGTTCGCAGAACAACTCGTTCCTTGAGCTGACCTTCGGCTACAACGGGCTCGGCCGGATCAACGGCGAGGAGACCGGCAGCGTAGGCGGCGGAGGCGGCCGGGGCGGCGGCGGTCAGTGGGGCGAGACCGGCATCGGCCGGATGTTCAACTCCGAGGTGGGCGCCCAGATCTCCTGGCTGCTGCCCGCCGCCCTGATCCTGCTCGTCGCCGGAATCTGGCTGACCTGGCGTGCAGGGGGGCACCTCCCAGGCATTAAGCGCTGGGGGAGCACCGACACCGCGCGGGCCGCGTTCCTCGTGTGGGGCAGTTCGCTGCTGATGACGGCCGCCGTGTTCAGCTTCATGGCCGGGATCTTCCACCAGTACTACACGGTGGCCCTGGCCCCCTATCTGGCCGCGCTGATCGGCATGGGCGTCACGGTCCTGTGGGAGGAGCGGGCCCGCTGGTGGGCGGGCGCCGCGCTGGCCGCGACCGTCGCGCTGACGGCGTACTGGGCGTACGTGCTCCTCGGCCGCACCCCGGACTACCTGCCGTGGCTGCGGACGGCGGTGCTCGTCACCGGGCTCGTGGCGGCGGTGGGCCTGCTGCTCGCGGCCCGGCTCGGCCGCCAACTGGCCCTCGTCGCGGTCGTCCTGGGCTTCGCCGCGTCGCTCGCCGGACCGGCCGCGTACACCGTGAGCACCCTGAACACGGGCCACCAGGGCTCCATCGTCACCGCAGGCCCGTCCTTGGGCGGCATGGGCGGCGGCCCCGGCGGCGGTGGCGGCGGCCGAGGTGGCGGCCCGGGTGGCGGCGGCGGGATGCCCCCGGGCCAGGGCGGCACGAACCAGCAGGGCACCGGCATGGGCCAGCCCCCCACCGGCACCCCGCCCGGCCAGGGAACGAGCCAGAACCAGGGCAACCAGGCCCGGGGCAACGGCCAGAACGGCCGAGGCTCCACCCCGCCCACCATGGGCGAACGCGGCGGAGCCGGTGGCATGGGCGGCCTCCTCAACGGCGCGTCCGTCGGCTCCGAGGCCAAGGCGCTCCTGGAGAAGAACGCCGACGACTACACCTGGGCCGCAGCGGCCATCGGCTCCCAGAACGCCGCGAGCTACCAACTCGCGACCGAGGACCCCGTCATGGCCATCGGCGGCTTCAACGGAAGCGACCCGTCCCCGACACTCGCGCAGTTCAAGAAGTACGTCGAGGACGGCCGCATCCACTACTTCGTCTCGGGCGGCGGCATGGGCGGCGGCATGGGCGGCAGCGGAAGCGGCACAGCCTCGCAGATCTCCTCCTGGGTGGAGAAGAACTTCAAGGAGGTGACGGCGGGCAGCGCCACCTTCTACGACCTCACCCAGCCGACGACGGACAGCTGACGACGACAGCCGACGACGGACAGCTGAACCGCAGAACTCACCTCCGCAGCAACAGATCGGCCACGACAGGGCGGTGGTCCGAGGCGATCGTCTCCTCGGCCACCGCCGCGCCGCGTACCCGAACGGTGTCCTTCGAAACCGCCACGTAGTCGATCCGCTGCACCGGATTCAGCGCCGGGTACGTCGGCCCGCCGGGCTCGATGTCGGTGAGCTCCTTCCACAGCGGCGCCAGCTCCGGAGCGGTGGGCGGCGCGTTGAAGTCGCCGAGCAGGATCTGCCGCACCGGCCGCCGCTCGTGCGCCTGGTCCTCCGCCATGATCCGCCGGGTGTCCGCGACCTGGGCGACCCGGACGGACGGGTCGGCCCGGTAGTCGAGATGCGTCGCGTACACATGGACGGGCAGCCCGCGCACCTTCAGCACCACTTCGCCGAAGCCGGGCGCGGGCGCCGGGACCGGGTTCGGGTCCTGCGTGGAGAGCCGGGTCAGATCGTGGTTCTCGGCGCTCACGATCCGGTACCGGGACAGCACGGCGACGCCGAACTCCCGCCGGGGACCGCCCTCCTCCACCGGGCCGAGGCTGTAGATCGGTGCGAAGGAGACATGCATCCGCAGCCGCCTGCCCAGCTCCGCCGCCAGGTCCCGCCACTCGCTCCGGTCGCCCCAGCGGACGTCCACCTCCTGGAGCCCGATCACATCCGCGTCCAGGGCGCGCAGCGCGGCCACCTGCCGGTCGAGATCGAAGACGTTGTCCATGCCGGCCCCGGCATGGATGTTGTACGTGGCGACGCGCAGCGGGACCGACTGCCCGGGCGCCCGCCCGTGCCCCGCCGCCGTCGCGGGAGGCGCGAGCGCAGCCCCCAACAACCCTGCGGCCACCAGGACTTCCACCGTACGACGACGCAGTGACATATCACTCCAGCTTCCGGGGCAGGTCGTATCCGATGTGGCGACGGGCACCGTACCCACGAGAAGACACTTGTACGCCCCACCCACCGCGATCCCGCGCCGCCCGACCGCGACCGCGGCATAGCATCGGGCGGGACCTGCCGGACCGTAAGCCTCCGTTTCGTGGGCAGGCGGTACGCGGCCGGTCCGTCCGTCCCGCCGGCGAGACGAGGGAGTGCGCCATGGTGTCCGCGGCCGACCGCGTGAAGAACCCTGTCCGGTCCAGCGTGTGGCTGGAGACCCGGCAGCCCGCGCGCTCCCGCCGGGCGGACCAGCCGGCCGGGCTCGACCGGGAGCGGATCACCGCGGCCTCGGTCCGGCTGCTGGACGCCGAGGGCCTGGCGAAGTTCTCCATGCGCCGGCTGGCCGCCGAGCTGAACGTGACGGCCATGTCCCTGTACTGGTACGTGGACACCAAGGACGACCTGCTGGAACTGGCCCTCGACGCGGTCTACAGCGAGATCGCGCCGCCGCCCGCCGACGCCCCCTGGCAGGACCGGCTGCGCGCGGTCGCGGCGGCGTACCGGGGGCTGCTGGTGCGGCACGTCTGGGTTTCGCCGCTCGCGGGCCGCTTCCTCAACCTGGGCCCGCACGCGCTCCTGGTGACCCGCACCGTGCAGGACGTCATCCGGGCGACCGGCCTGCCCCCGGAGAGCCACGGCGGGGCGCTGGCGGCGGTCTTCCAGTTCGTGTACGGATTCGGCACGGCCGAGGGCCGGTTCGCGCGGCGCAGCGCGGAGGCGGGGCTCAGCCAGGACGAGTACGTCCGGCAGGCGAGGGCGGCGATCCAGGAGCAGCCCCGGCTCGACGGCTTCATGGAGGACTCGCCGGGCCTGCTGGCGGCGCGCGGCGGGGCCACCGTGGAGGAGATCCGCGAGCGCGACTTCGCCTTCGCGCTGGACCTGCTGATCGCGGGGATCGACGCGATGCGGGAGCGCGCCCGTTGAGGGCTCAGTAGGTGCGGGAGCGCACCCGCTCAGGGCTCAGTAGCCGCGCCCCGTGTCCACCCCGAGCGCCGGAACCCGAGCCTCCGCCACCTCCCGCAGGCACGCCGCGAAGTCCGTGACGATGTCCTCGTCCGCCGTGATCCCCGCCGAGTGCGAGGTGACGACCGTACGCGGCAGCCGCCAGCACGCGTCCCCGGGCGCCGCGGGCTCGTCGGCCAGCACATCGAGCACCGCCCGCCCCACCGCCCCGGAGCGCAACGCCCCCTCCAGCGCTCCCAGATCAACCGTCGCCCCCCGCCCCACATTGAGGAACGTCGCCCCGCCCATCGCCGCGAACCGGTCCGCCCCGAAATAGCCCGCGGTCGCTCCGGTCAGCGGGAGCGCGGCGACCACCCAGCGGGCGGCCACCGGTTCGTCCGCCGGGACCACCGCGTCGAAGCCGGGCGGCACCGGGCGCGGGGTGCGGGCGGCGGCCACGGTCCGGATGGAGCAGGCCCGCAGCAGCGTGGCGACGGCGGAGCCGATGCGGCCGATTCCGTGCACCACGGCGGTTTGTCCGGCGACGAGTTCGGAGTCGATGCGGCGCCACTCGGCGCGGGCGTGCTGGGCGGCGAACTCCGGGACGGACTGGCACTCCGCGAGCACCCAGCCCAGCACGTACTGCGCGATCCGCTCGCTCATGCGGCCGACGGTCCGGGTCAGCAGCACGCCGTCCGGCCAGGGCCCGGTGCGCAGCAGGGCGTCCGTGCCCGCGTTGACGCTGTGGAACCAGATCAGGTCCGCCCCGCGCACCGCGTCGGGCAGCGCGGCACCCACGTACACGAAGGGGCCCTCGACGGGGCCGCGTTCGACGGGGCGCCCGGTGGCCGCCGCCAGCCCGCGCACGGCGGTCTCGCCGACCTCGGGCCCGGCGACGATCCGGGCCCGGTCGAGCAGGGCGGGGGAGATCACGGGGCGAGGTGGGCCGGGAAGCCGCCGGTGGCGACGGGGCCCCAGCGCTCCGGGGTGATCCGGATGATCGATTTGCCCTGCTTCACCATCGCCGCCCGGTACTCGTCCCAGTCCGGGTGCTCGCCGGAGATGTTCCGGAAGTACTCGACCAGCGGTTCGACCGAGTCCGGCGTGTCGATGACCTCCGCCGAGCCGTCGATCTGGACCCAGGGCCCGTTCCAGTCGTCGGACAGGACGATCACGCTGACCCGTGCGTCGCGCTTGGCGTTCCGGGTCTTGGCGCGCTCGGGGTACGTGGAGACCACGATCCGGCCCGCGTCGTCGACGCCGCAGGTGAGCGGGGAGCCCTGGGGGCGGCCGTCGGCCCGGGTGGTCAGCAGGATCGCCCGGTGCCGGGGCCGTACGAACTCCAGCAGGGCGTCGAGTTCCACGGCGGTGTTCGTTGCGATGTTGGGTGCCATGGAACCGACCCTACGACGGAGGGCTGTCAGACGGCGGGCAGGGAATCGCCCTGCACGGCCTGGATGTCGAGCTCGACGCGGAGCGTGGTGCCGATCGCCGCGATGCCCGCCTGGACCACCTGGTTGTAGTTCATGGCGAAGTCCTCGCGGCGCAGTTCGGCGGTCGCGCTGAACGCAGCGCGCACCCCGCCCCACGGGTCGGGGCCGGTGCCGAGGTAGCTCAGGTCGAGGTCGACGGGCCGCTTCACACCGCGCATCGTCAGCTCGCCGTGCACGGTCCAGCGGTCGGGCCCGGCCGGGGTCAGCCCGCTGGAGCGGTAGGTGATCTCCGGGAACCGGTCGGTGTCCAGGAAGTCGGGGGAGCGCAGGTGCTTGTCCCGCATGCCGTTGCCGGTGTCGATGCTCGACGCGTCGATGACCGCCTCGACCCGGGAGCTCTGGACGTCCTCGGAGATCTCGATGCGCCCGCCGAACGCGGTGAACCGGCCGTGCACGCTGGAGATCCCCAGGTGCTGGGCGACCGCGCCCACCGAGGAGTGCGCCGGGTCCAGCGACCAGGCGCCCGGCGGCGGCAGCTCCACACCGCCCTGGCGGTTGAGCACCACCGTGCCCGCCTCGACCGTGCCGCTCGCCGTGACGAGGGCGGTGGAGGCGGCGGGGGCGTACCCGACCGCCGTGACGATCACCGTGTACGCGCCCGCGGACAGCGGGGTGTCGGCCCGTACCGCTCCGGCCTCGTCGGCGGCGGCGCGCAGCACCTGGGTGCCGGTCATGTCGGTGACCGTCACGACCGCGTGCTGCACGGCCCAGCCGTCCCGCGTCCGTACCTGTGCGCGAAGTCCCATCCCGTTCTCTCTCCTTGCTCATGACCCGTCGTCCGTCCACCGGACCGGGTCATTCAATGAGTCGGGCCCCGGGGCGGGGACGGCAGGCCGTCCCCTGCCTGCCGTCCCCGCCGCCGGGGCCCATTTCCACCGGCCGGTGCGGCGCCTCCGCTCGAAAAGCGCCGCCCCCGCCAGGGGTTCTGATGCGGGCCGGGGTTCTACCCCCGTACCCGTCGGGTTACTCGCCCGGGTGGACGAGCT
Proteins encoded in this window:
- a CDS encoding YceI family protein, whose product is MGLRAQVRTRDGWAVQHAVVTVTDMTGTQVLRAAADEAGAVRADTPLSAGAYTVIVTAVGYAPAASTALVTASGTVEAGTVVLNRQGGVELPPPGAWSLDPAHSSVGAVAQHLGISSVHGRFTAFGGRIEISEDVQSSRVEAVIDASSIDTGNGMRDKHLRSPDFLDTDRFPEITYRSSGLTPAGPDRWTVHGELTMRGVKRPVDLDLSYLGTGPDPWGGVRAAFSATAELRREDFAMNYNQVVQAGIAAIGTTLRVELDIQAVQGDSLPAV
- a CDS encoding PPOX class F420-dependent oxidoreductase, with product MAPNIATNTAVELDALLEFVRPRHRAILLTTRADGRPQGSPLTCGVDDAGRIVVSTYPERAKTRNAKRDARVSVIVLSDDWNGPWVQIDGSAEVIDTPDSVEPLVEYFRNISGEHPDWDEYRAAMVKQGKSIIRITPERWGPVATGGFPAHLAP